A genomic region of Sulfuricurvum sp. contains the following coding sequences:
- a CDS encoding transglutaminase family protein, with the protein MIYTIYHKTEFDYESIVTFSHNIARLKPKNTRFQKLLSFSMQTEPTVYEESDFVDIFGNYNSHILIREAHKSLSLIGHSKVEIFPDSLATHIADVRSKSVTYAQAQEILSGFTCNDTSVKLFMPESEFIPKASKRIQEYALESFSPSRDLFEAAYEFMNRIYADFKFVSGFSDVMTPIEDIFDAKQGVCQDFTQFAIAALRSIGLPARYMSGYIETIPKEGEKKLFGVDASHAWFALYIPNAGWIGLDPTNNVIPTSQHILLGSGRDYNDISPLKGVVFSSGKSDLSIMVDVRREDSIFYS; encoded by the coding sequence ATGATTTATACTATTTATCACAAAACTGAATTTGACTATGAAAGTATTGTTACCTTTAGTCATAATATTGCACGGCTAAAACCCAAAAATACACGTTTTCAAAAGCTTTTAAGCTTTTCGATGCAAACAGAACCTACGGTCTATGAAGAGAGTGATTTTGTCGATATTTTTGGCAATTACAACAGCCATATACTTATTCGTGAGGCCCATAAATCGCTCTCACTTATAGGTCATTCAAAAGTTGAAATCTTTCCTGATAGTTTAGCGACACATATTGCCGACGTTCGCTCAAAAAGTGTAACATATGCTCAAGCTCAAGAAATATTATCAGGCTTTACATGCAATGATACATCTGTAAAACTTTTTATGCCAGAATCTGAATTTATCCCTAAAGCATCAAAGCGAATTCAAGAGTATGCTCTTGAATCGTTTTCTCCTTCTAGAGATTTGTTTGAAGCAGCATATGAATTTATGAATAGAATCTATGCAGATTTTAAATTTGTTTCAGGCTTTAGTGATGTAATGACACCTATAGAAGATATTTTTGATGCCAAACAAGGGGTCTGCCAAGATTTTACACAATTTGCTATTGCAGCTCTTCGCTCGATTGGCTTGCCTGCTCGTTATATGAGTGGTTATATTGAAACGATACCAAAAGAAGGTGAAAAAAAGCTTTTTGGTGTTGACGCTTCACATGCGTGGTTCGCATTGTATATCCCAAATGCCGGCTGGATTGGCCTTGATCCAACAAATAATGTTATACCTACATCACAACATATTCTTTTAGGCTCAGGACGAGACTATAATGATATTTCACCTCTAAAAGGGGTTGTTTTCAGTAGTGGTAAAAGTGATTTATCTATTATGGTGGATGTGCGAAGAGAGGATTCTATCTTTTATTCTTGA
- a CDS encoding M14 family metallopeptidase: GIIDIYPSMNPMGIDSITRGFPFYNVDINRTFPGKTSEFLPGQVANAIVEAIKGSDYAIDIHSSNIFLRELPQVRISKSNAKELVPLAQKMGIDFIWVHDAVTVLESTFSHTMNTLGTKTLVVEMGVGMRITKEYGENLTEGILNLMAQLDIIDRPLSSTKKSFVSTINAEVHFINSPSSGIFVPTLEHNVEVKKGEKLGMILDPLLGEIKATLLSPCDGLLFTIREYPVVYEGSLIARILEDTKEEKE, translated from the coding sequence AGGCATCATAGACATCTACCCTTCTATGAATCCTATGGGCATTGATAGCATCACGAGAGGATTCCCTTTTTACAATGTAGATATCAATCGTACTTTTCCAGGTAAAACATCTGAATTTTTACCAGGTCAAGTCGCCAATGCTATTGTAGAGGCTATTAAGGGAAGTGATTATGCCATTGACATTCATTCAAGCAATATCTTCTTACGTGAACTGCCTCAAGTGCGCATCAGTAAATCAAATGCCAAAGAACTTGTCCCTTTAGCACAGAAAATGGGGATTGATTTTATCTGGGTTCATGATGCTGTGACAGTCTTAGAATCGACTTTTTCACATACTATGAATACACTAGGAACAAAAACTCTTGTTGTTGAGATGGGTGTTGGTATGCGCATTACTAAAGAATATGGTGAAAATCTCACAGAGGGCATTTTAAATCTAATGGCGCAACTCGATATTATAGATCGCCCTTTATCTTCTACTAAAAAATCCTTTGTTTCCACCATTAATGCTGAGGTACATTTTATCAACTCTCCAAGTTCTGGCATTTTTGTACCAACGCTAGAGCACAATGTTGAAGTCAAAAAAGGCGAAAAACTAGGAATGATACTTGACCCTCTTTTAGGTGAAATTAAAGCAACACTTTTAAGCCCATGTGATGGACTCCTTTTTACTATTAGAGAATATCCTGTTGTGTATGAAGGTTCTTTAATTGCTCGTATTTTAGAAGATACCAAAGAGGAGAAAGAATGA
- a CDS encoding M14 family metallopeptidase, translating into MREEILFEITSLSREPMRVKAFKFGKKDATPSCVIVGPMTGDAIDQLWIASRMVRFLRQKELENPSFILGEIVVVPTANTYSFNMGKSFWPLDNTDIDVMFPGYEKGETTQRIAARLFEKTNNFDFAILLEARKDHAECKPYVSLLANGAEDVDDARAFGLDFIHIKDESPIDTVSINYNWKIWNAKSFSIISGKKGELRKNDANKVFDAIVRFLSKHKIIDFPIFEGSIGNVVTYDNIEIIKSSAAGLFDTLAHVGDRVVHGQPLARIYNTLDGTLMQTIIAPFEGIISCAYDYPLIFQNAIAFRIIRLEDTQLP; encoded by the coding sequence ATGAGAGAAGAGATTTTATTTGAAATTACCTCACTAAGTCGTGAACCTATGCGTGTTAAAGCCTTCAAATTTGGCAAAAAAGATGCAACACCAAGTTGTGTTATTGTAGGACCCATGACGGGAGATGCGATAGATCAGCTTTGGATAGCCTCTCGAATGGTTCGCTTTTTACGCCAAAAAGAGCTCGAAAATCCTTCCTTTATTCTTGGTGAAATTGTTGTTGTTCCTACGGCTAATACTTATTCATTTAATATGGGAAAATCATTTTGGCCTTTAGATAACACCGATATTGATGTCATGTTCCCAGGTTATGAAAAAGGTGAAACAACACAACGTATTGCAGCAAGACTATTTGAAAAAACCAATAATTTCGACTTCGCCATTTTGCTCGAAGCAAGAAAAGATCACGCTGAATGCAAACCCTATGTCAGCCTTTTAGCCAATGGAGCTGAGGATGTGGATGATGCCCGTGCTTTTGGTTTAGATTTTATTCATATCAAAGATGAAAGCCCTATTGATACGGTTTCTATCAATTACAACTGGAAAATATGGAATGCCAAATCTTTTTCGATTATTTCAGGGAAAAAAGGTGAATTGCGGAAAAATGATGCCAACAAAGTATTTGATGCCATAGTTCGCTTTCTCTCAAAACATAAGATCATCGACTTTCCTATCTTTGAAGGCTCTATTGGAAATGTTGTTACCTATGACAATATCGAAATTATCAAATCTTCTGCAGCAGGACTTTTTGATACTTTAGCGCATGTTGGAGATCGTGTGGTACATGGACAACCCTTGGCAAGAATCTATAACACGCTAGATGGAACCCTTATGCAGACTATCATCGCACCCTTTGAGGGCATTATCTCGTGTGCCTATGATTACCCACTCATTTTTCAAAATGCCATTGCATTTCGGATTATCAGACTTGAAGATACACAGTTACCGTAA